One Elusimicrobiota bacterium genomic region harbors:
- a CDS encoding LPP20 family lipoprotein, whose protein sequence is MPLTQRFILASIVFSLALPLSAGRKKPAWLNGPDSKYPETKYVTGVGIGNDLDAARSNARAEIARTFQAHVQQTLTDRQTESSTSVGKRRSAAQGTQKSQIETQLTTDTLLEGVAIAETYFHKKSKKHYALAVLDKIALRRTLSAQIMEKEHILSAAQSRAEAATTPLERARALSAAIETAEERDALSTRRRVIDPAGMAPLNTGSIATLEAALEKTINALPVSVQAEGPDGSKLREAVVAQITELGVFVSSGNANGLQVKTAFEVTPFDRGIPEWTFFQWSGGVELVDLKSGKVLKSATRDGVEGHLTSKAARSKTTAAGEAALALEAAELLSSYLFNE, encoded by the coding sequence ATGCCCTTAACCCAACGGTTCATCCTGGCTTCAATCGTTTTTTCACTCGCCTTGCCCCTTTCCGCAGGTCGGAAAAAACCCGCCTGGCTTAACGGGCCGGATTCGAAGTATCCGGAAACCAAATACGTGACCGGGGTGGGAATCGGAAACGATCTGGACGCGGCCCGGTCCAACGCACGGGCCGAAATTGCCCGGACCTTCCAAGCCCACGTTCAACAAACATTGACGGACCGACAAACAGAGTCCTCCACATCCGTAGGGAAAAGACGCAGTGCCGCCCAGGGAACCCAAAAAAGCCAAATCGAGACGCAGCTCACCACGGACACTCTGTTGGAAGGCGTGGCCATTGCGGAAACCTATTTTCATAAGAAGTCGAAGAAACATTACGCCTTAGCGGTTCTTGATAAGATCGCCCTTCGACGAACTCTCAGCGCTCAAATCATGGAGAAGGAGCACATCCTTTCCGCCGCCCAATCCCGGGCCGAGGCGGCGACAACCCCGCTGGAACGAGCCCGCGCCCTCTCCGCCGCCATCGAAACCGCCGAAGAACGGGACGCCCTGTCCACACGCCGCCGCGTGATCGATCCCGCAGGGATGGCGCCGCTCAACACCGGGTCGATTGCCACACTGGAAGCCGCCCTTGAAAAAACCATCAATGCCCTCCCGGTGTCCGTCCAAGCCGAGGGGCCCGACGGCTCTAAACTTCGCGAAGCCGTGGTGGCCCAAATCACGGAACTGGGCGTTTTCGTTTCCAGTGGAAACGCCAATGGGTTGCAAGTGAAAACGGCTTTCGAAGTTACACCCTTTGACCGGGGGATTCCCGAGTGGACTTTTTTTCAGTGGTCCGGTGGTGTAGAACTGGTTGACCTGAAATCAGGAAAAGTGCTGAAGAGCGCCACCCGAGACGGAGTGGAGGGGCACCTCACGTCTAAAGCCGCCCGCTCCAAAACAACCGCCGCGGGAGAAGCCGCCCTCGCCCTGGAAGCGGCTGAACTTCTCAGTTCTTATTTGTTCAATGAATAG
- a CDS encoding Rieske 2Fe-2S domain-containing protein — translation MADAPSSSEPTGPDGLFKSELTRRGLLAGAWGAFGAFLAVSAGGAARFMLPNVLYEPSQRFKMGKVKDFPLGVTVNKEQRVWIVRDEKGVYALWARCTHLGCTPNWFPAEVRFRCPCHGSNYNLDGDVIAGPAPKPLWRCAVDVTPEGDLVVDKSQMENRPGFRERGSFHVMV, via the coding sequence ATGGCTGATGCCCCTTCATCGTCGGAACCCACCGGACCGGACGGCTTATTTAAGTCCGAACTGACCCGCCGTGGCCTTTTGGCCGGGGCCTGGGGCGCTTTTGGGGCCTTCCTGGCTGTGAGCGCAGGCGGGGCGGCTCGTTTTATGTTGCCCAATGTCCTTTACGAACCCTCCCAACGCTTTAAAATGGGAAAGGTCAAAGATTTCCCTCTCGGGGTGACGGTGAACAAAGAACAGCGGGTCTGGATCGTCCGGGATGAAAAAGGGGTTTACGCCTTGTGGGCCCGCTGCACACATTTGGGGTGTACCCCCAATTGGTTCCCGGCTGAAGTTCGTTTTCGTTGTCCCTGCCATGGATCCAACTACAATCTGGACGGCGATGTGATTGCAGGGCCGGCCCCCAAACCCTTATGGCGTTGCGCGGTGGATGTGACACCGGAAGGGGATCTGGTGGTCGACAAATCTCAAATGGAAAATCGACCCGGTTTTCGTGAGCGTGGTTCTTTCCACGTGATGGTCTGA
- a CDS encoding DUF433 domain-containing protein, whose translation MSHLNRITVDSNQCGGRPCLRSQRVRVKDILDLLAAGVSHEEILKDYPYLENDDILAALEFASVQADHPILRVA comes from the coding sequence ATGAGTCATTTGAATCGGATCACTGTTGATTCCAACCAGTGCGGCGGCCGGCCTTGCCTACGTAGCCAACGTGTGCGCGTTAAGGATATTCTAGACCTATTGGCTGCCGGGGTATCCCACGAGGAGATCTTGAAGGATTACCCGTATCTTGAGAACGATGACATTTTGGCCGCCTTAGAGTTTGCTTCCGTTCAAGCTGACCATCCAATTCTTCGCGTGGCGTAA
- a CDS encoding penicillin-binding protein activator LpoB, with amino-acid sequence MTQLVRSSVALCLAGFLAACATTPKVTRVDAGETIDLSGNWNDTDSRQVAEEMVKDSLARPWLGDFQSAKNTQPRVIVGLVGNKSSEHISTETFVKDLERELTNSGQVRFVASKEQRNEVREERTDQAKNASVKTAKSMGQEYGADFMLKGQINAIEDQAGKQQLKYYQVELEMIDLTTNEKVWIGQKKIKKSVVYPKRKF; translated from the coding sequence ATGACCCAACTCGTACGCTCGTCCGTTGCTCTCTGCCTGGCCGGCTTTTTGGCCGCCTGCGCGACCACGCCCAAAGTCACCCGCGTGGACGCGGGAGAAACCATTGACCTTTCTGGAAACTGGAACGACACCGATTCGCGCCAAGTGGCGGAGGAGATGGTCAAGGATTCACTCGCGCGGCCCTGGTTGGGTGATTTTCAGTCGGCCAAGAACACCCAACCACGCGTGATCGTGGGCCTGGTGGGAAACAAGAGCAGCGAACATATTTCCACCGAAACGTTCGTGAAAGATTTGGAACGGGAACTGACCAATTCCGGTCAAGTCCGCTTTGTGGCGTCCAAAGAACAACGAAATGAGGTCCGTGAAGAACGCACCGACCAAGCCAAGAACGCCTCCGTTAAAACAGCCAAAAGCATGGGACAAGAGTATGGGGCGGACTTCATGCTGAAAGGACAGATCAACGCCATTGAAGACCAGGCCGGTAAGCAACAACTCAAATATTATCAGGTCGAATTGGAAATGATCGATTTGACCACGAACGAAAAAGTTTGGATCGGCCAAAAGAAAATCAAAAAATCGGTCGTTTACCCGAAACGCAAATTCTAA
- a CDS encoding FAD-dependent monooxygenase, whose product MADDKFDAIVVGAGPAGTAAALTMAKAGLNVVLLERGEYPGAKNVQGAVMYTKMLDEIVPEFWKDPQAALERPITEQKIWVLSKDSMFQVGFKSEKWLAEPHNCYTVIRANFDRWFAKKAEEAGAQLFTGVTVREGIKKDGKVVGIKTSEGDEIFADVVIAADGVNSLLGQQLGLLDEWTADEVALGVKEVLALPREKIEDRFNLEKGEGTTVEIFGDTSRGMLGYSFLYTNKESLSFGVGVKLSHFQKTGIRPPDLLEYAKRHPMIRRLIKDAKPLEYSAHLIPEGGYNSLPKLFADGVLVVGDAAQMVNASHREGSNMAMTAGRLAGETVIEAKKKGDFSAKTLSNYQTKLRDCFIIPDLFDHKDLESMVEKHMDLVAEGPELMAQSLYDYFQVDGRPKRDVQKSILQRLLGNPAVKAMVKSELTLKNEFSLMKMALKMRVLLWKLTHRN is encoded by the coding sequence ATGGCTGACGATAAATTCGACGCGATCGTTGTTGGGGCGGGTCCCGCTGGAACGGCTGCCGCTCTCACCATGGCCAAAGCCGGGTTGAACGTTGTTCTTTTGGAACGGGGCGAATACCCTGGAGCCAAAAACGTTCAAGGCGCGGTGATGTATACCAAAATGTTGGACGAAATTGTCCCGGAGTTCTGGAAAGACCCCCAGGCCGCCCTGGAACGGCCGATCACGGAACAAAAAATTTGGGTTCTTTCCAAGGATTCCATGTTTCAAGTGGGGTTCAAATCAGAGAAATGGTTGGCGGAACCCCACAACTGTTACACCGTTATCCGTGCGAATTTTGATCGATGGTTTGCCAAAAAAGCTGAAGAGGCGGGGGCTCAGCTGTTTACTGGAGTGACGGTCCGAGAAGGGATCAAAAAAGACGGAAAAGTGGTTGGTATTAAAACCAGTGAAGGCGATGAAATTTTTGCGGACGTGGTGATTGCCGCTGATGGGGTCAACTCCCTCCTGGGGCAACAACTCGGTCTTCTGGACGAATGGACAGCGGACGAAGTGGCGTTGGGTGTAAAGGAAGTCCTGGCGTTGCCTCGCGAAAAGATCGAAGATCGCTTCAACTTGGAGAAAGGCGAAGGAACCACCGTTGAGATCTTCGGCGATACCTCACGGGGCATGTTGGGGTATTCTTTCCTTTACACGAACAAAGAATCTCTTTCTTTCGGTGTGGGCGTAAAGCTTTCTCATTTCCAAAAAACGGGGATACGTCCACCGGATCTGCTGGAATACGCCAAAAGGCATCCCATGATACGGCGCCTGATTAAAGACGCCAAACCCTTGGAATATTCCGCCCATTTGATTCCGGAAGGGGGCTACAACTCGTTGCCGAAGCTTTTTGCGGATGGCGTTTTGGTTGTGGGTGACGCGGCCCAAATGGTTAACGCGTCCCACCGGGAAGGGTCCAACATGGCCATGACCGCGGGCCGGTTGGCCGGTGAAACGGTGATTGAGGCCAAAAAGAAGGGGGACTTTAGCGCGAAAACCCTTTCGAATTATCAGACGAAATTGAGAGACTGTTTTATTATTCCCGACCTCTTTGATCATAAAGACCTTGAATCCATGGTGGAAAAGCATATGGATCTAGTGGCTGAGGGGCCTGAGCTGATGGCCCAATCCCTGTACGACTATTTCCAGGTGGATGGCCGTCCGAAACGCGACGTTCAAAAAAGCATTCTTCAACGATTGCTTGGAAACCCCGCGGTCAAGGCGATGGTGAAATCGGAACTGACCCTTAAAAACGAATTTAGTCTTATGAAGATGGCCCTTAAAATGAGGGTCCTGTTGTGGAAACTGACCCACAGGAACTAA
- a CDS encoding Dabb family protein, producing the protein MAPLEHVVLFKLKVDVAEEKKEGLMRSLLSLRDVIPGILQVSAGVNFSARAQGYTHGFVARFQDRVALDHYISHPAHVAVVEKQVKPICESVLALDYDLIS; encoded by the coding sequence ATGGCTCCTCTTGAACATGTGGTCCTCTTCAAGCTTAAGGTGGATGTGGCGGAAGAAAAAAAAGAGGGGCTCATGCGGAGCCTGCTCTCCCTACGTGACGTCATTCCTGGGATTCTTCAGGTATCAGCGGGGGTGAATTTTTCGGCTCGAGCCCAGGGGTATACCCATGGGTTCGTGGCGCGATTTCAAGACCGTGTGGCTTTGGATCACTACATTTCCCATCCGGCTCACGTGGCGGTGGTGGAAAAACAAGTTAAACCCATTTGTGAAAGTGTTCTAGCCCTTGATTACGATCTTATTTCCTAA
- a CDS encoding site-specific integrase: MTLNAACDWYWKVAGSLRKNAENDLLVVKRIKESMGDKTLATVSGEDIVNFRNSLYRKNLCHRVVKHHHSFLGTIFNALTKHDLYKGRNPSKLIAFEKVPDAAPKFISDEDLRKINAEALKNPAFYPYFHVALNTGLRIGEITSINVSDYDYEKKLIFLRNTKNGKSRHVHLSNAVNGFIQEIVKTRVNNGLLLGNYTRFTVSDCFREIVRKLGLRDITFHCLRHAFVNRLLSNGVSIYKASKMVGHSSVSVTEQIYGHLSKNDLESAFDVINKAFNYEGSTEVAYGAISSR, encoded by the coding sequence ATGACGTTAAATGCGGCCTGCGATTGGTATTGGAAGGTCGCTGGAAGTTTAAGAAAGAATGCTGAGAATGATTTGTTGGTGGTTAAGAGAATTAAGGAATCCATGGGCGATAAGACCTTGGCCACTGTGTCAGGTGAAGATATCGTGAATTTTAGGAACTCCCTCTATCGAAAGAACCTCTGTCATCGGGTCGTCAAGCATCACCACTCATTCCTTGGGACGATCTTTAATGCTCTCACCAAACACGATCTCTACAAGGGTCGGAATCCGAGCAAACTCATTGCCTTTGAGAAAGTTCCCGATGCGGCTCCGAAGTTTATTTCCGATGAAGACCTCAGAAAGATCAACGCTGAAGCCTTAAAGAATCCAGCCTTCTACCCATATTTCCACGTTGCTCTGAATACTGGACTGAGAATAGGAGAAATTACGTCGATCAACGTCAGCGATTACGATTATGAGAAGAAACTTATCTTCTTGAGAAATACGAAGAACGGGAAATCCCGCCATGTTCATCTTTCCAACGCCGTCAATGGATTCATACAGGAAATTGTGAAGACAAGGGTAAACAACGGTCTTCTGTTGGGAAACTATACGAGATTCACCGTTTCAGACTGTTTCCGAGAGATCGTCAGGAAACTTGGACTGAGAGACATCACGTTCCATTGCCTTCGCCATGCTTTTGTCAATCGCCTTCTTTCCAACGGAGTTTCAATCTACAAAGCATCGAAGATGGTTGGCCATTCGAGCGTCTCGGTGACCGAGCAAATTTATGGACATCTCTCGAAAAATGACCTAGAATCAGCATTCGACGTGATTAATAAGGCCTTCAACTACGAGGGATCAACTGAAGTCGCTTACGGAGCCATTAGTTCAAGATAG
- a CDS encoding ISL3 family transposase, with amino-acid sequence MNWCGTKKSVGSGCGGRRPVRSSRRQFVRDLDCAGATVYLSFDYRRVACRDCGVKQETLEWLASSKHATQRFEDAIGRQCRDLPLTRVAELNRLTWDQVRRMEMAYMFRLEARHPPPESIRAIGIDEISVAKGQTYAIVVADLDQKRPIWISREPGRTQADLDMFFVEMGAQRSASIRLAVMDRWKPFRKSTKAQAPNAQIVYDKFHVMTYLGDALDDVRRLEFQNAHAEDRRLIKRQRYTLLSRRAILDEKKERALALLLKANRRLNTAYLMKESFAPLWDCETPREARDFFDRWRRQLRWRRLDPLEKFTALVERHWDGIVSYCCPENVLLLLQPELQAILEGRISN; translated from the coding sequence TTGAACTGGTGCGGCACAAAAAAAAGCGTCGGCTCCGGTTGCGGCGGCCGACGGCCAGTCCGTAGCTCCCGCCGCCAATTCGTCCGCGACTTGGACTGCGCAGGAGCGACGGTTTACCTGTCTTTCGACTACCGCCGTGTGGCCTGCCGGGACTGCGGAGTGAAGCAAGAGACGCTGGAGTGGCTGGCCTCTTCCAAGCATGCCACCCAACGCTTTGAGGACGCCATTGGCCGCCAATGCCGGGATCTCCCGCTCACACGCGTGGCGGAATTGAACCGCCTCACCTGGGACCAGGTCCGTCGCATGGAAATGGCCTACATGTTCCGCCTGGAGGCACGGCATCCACCGCCAGAATCGATCCGGGCCATCGGCATCGATGAAATCTCCGTGGCAAAGGGACAGACCTACGCCATCGTGGTGGCCGACTTGGACCAAAAACGCCCGATCTGGATCAGCCGCGAGCCCGGGCGAACCCAAGCGGACCTGGACATGTTTTTCGTCGAGATGGGAGCCCAGCGCTCCGCCTCCATTCGACTGGCCGTGATGGACAGGTGGAAACCCTTCCGTAAATCCACCAAGGCCCAAGCGCCCAACGCTCAAATCGTCTACGACAAGTTTCACGTCATGACCTACCTGGGGGATGCCTTGGATGATGTCCGCCGCTTGGAATTCCAGAACGCCCACGCCGAAGACCGGCGGCTGATCAAACGGCAACGCTACACGCTTTTGTCCCGGCGAGCGATTCTCGACGAAAAGAAGGAACGGGCCTTGGCATTGCTTCTGAAGGCCAACCGGCGGCTCAACACAGCCTATCTGATGAAGGAGAGCTTCGCTCCATTGTGGGACTGCGAGACCCCCAGGGAGGCGCGGGACTTTTTCGACCGCTGGCGCCGCCAGTTGCGTTGGCGGCGGTTGGACCCCCTGGAGAAATTCACCGCTCTGGTGGAACGGCACTGGGACGGTATCGTGTCCTACTGCTGTCCGGAGAACGTTCTACTATTACTTCAACCGGAATTACAAGCAATATTGGAAGGGCGGATATCGAACTAA
- a CDS encoding DUF2158 domain-containing protein, whose protein sequence is MPLMPRFHVGDVVRLKSGGMPMTVEGYSDSNHHQAKVVWFDSAGKPQRETYPEDTLEKIEATYS, encoded by the coding sequence ATGCCATTGATGCCTAGATTTCATGTGGGGGATGTGGTTCGGTTAAAGTCGGGAGGGATGCCCATGACGGTGGAGGGGTATTCGGACTCGAATCATCACCAAGCCAAAGTGGTCTGGTTTGATTCAGCGGGTAAGCCTCAACGGGAGACCTACCCTGAGGACACGTTGGAGAAAATTGAGGCAACCTATTCTTAA
- a CDS encoding response regulator, whose translation MATILIADDESDIREYSRSVLERNGHHVLEASSGTAALEVLSKGKPDLLLLDVMLPGMDGHTLSMHLSNHPQFKDLPVIIVTALEFTQEMFAKFPQVKGFLAKPFTPVELDQAVRQVVPSPSL comes from the coding sequence GTGGCCACTATTCTGATTGCCGATGATGAATCCGATATCCGGGAATATTCTCGGAGTGTCCTTGAGCGAAACGGTCATCACGTCCTTGAAGCGTCGTCTGGGACGGCGGCTTTAGAAGTTTTGTCGAAGGGAAAGCCGGACCTGTTGCTCTTGGATGTGATGCTCCCCGGTATGGATGGCCACACGCTTTCAATGCATCTTTCTAATCATCCTCAGTTTAAGGACCTTCCCGTGATCATAGTGACAGCCTTGGAATTTACCCAAGAGATGTTTGCCAAATTTCCCCAAGTCAAAGGTTTCTTGGCGAAACCGTTCACCCCGGTCGAATTGGATCAGGCGGTTCGGCAAGTGGTTCCTTCCCCGAGTTTGTGA
- a CDS encoding c-type cytochrome, with amino-acid sequence MSLKEIIFTRYLTLRNLFVGGNILLLGLLVAAVIKDQNREWKKYQREFFRMEKTRLAEEISRAKTPEEKDVFVKELNLFRGQSVKIRQLMAPALDRYDRCTSCHLGYDPVLSPGTETVYADHPYAAKPHAVHKAHPVERFACSVCHEGQGLATSVDAGHGRVKHWEKPLRTGGSIQSSCTKCHSDLYDETRLPQTPVWRRGEVLFKKLGCIGCHQIHGQGGPISVDLAEETADKPLSRIDFSHTGLPESQRTLANWIRLHFVKDPWELVPGDPTGRFNDEPIAPSGMPFFNLPPEDADAVTTYVLSLSRDKIPMEYRVPVAGPRPEPVLKTAAQRGAAVYTKYGCGGCHAPDGSGGTRNFNYVNVTEPNLRKSVATYTREELIEKIEKGVSPVDKADPKGPTPSLYMPPWKDKIHGQEMEDLVTYLFSIAEKLEEW; translated from the coding sequence ATGAGTCTGAAAGAAATTATTTTCACGCGCTATTTAACCCTTCGGAATCTTTTCGTCGGAGGGAACATCCTTCTGCTCGGGCTGCTCGTGGCGGCTGTGATCAAAGACCAAAACCGAGAATGGAAAAAATATCAGCGGGAATTTTTTCGCATGGAGAAAACGCGACTGGCGGAGGAAATTTCTCGGGCCAAAACGCCGGAGGAAAAGGACGTTTTTGTTAAAGAGTTGAATTTGTTTCGTGGACAATCGGTCAAGATTCGTCAACTCATGGCACCCGCTTTGGACCGGTACGACCGTTGCACGTCCTGCCATTTGGGGTATGATCCTGTCCTTTCGCCGGGGACCGAAACGGTTTACGCGGATCACCCTTACGCGGCAAAGCCCCACGCGGTTCACAAGGCGCATCCGGTGGAACGGTTCGCCTGTTCTGTTTGTCATGAAGGGCAGGGGTTGGCCACTTCCGTTGACGCCGGGCATGGTCGGGTGAAGCATTGGGAAAAGCCTCTGCGGACGGGGGGTTCCATTCAGTCGTCTTGCACGAAATGTCATAGTGACCTGTACGACGAGACTCGACTGCCTCAGACCCCTGTGTGGCGGCGAGGAGAGGTTCTTTTTAAGAAACTTGGCTGCATCGGGTGTCACCAGATTCATGGACAAGGGGGTCCGATTTCTGTCGATTTGGCCGAAGAAACAGCGGACAAGCCCCTTTCTCGAATTGATTTTAGCCACACGGGTCTTCCCGAAAGTCAGCGAACTTTAGCCAACTGGATTCGACTGCATTTTGTGAAAGATCCCTGGGAACTGGTTCCGGGTGATCCCACCGGTCGGTTTAACGACGAACCCATTGCGCCCTCCGGAATGCCATTCTTCAATTTGCCTCCCGAGGACGCGGACGCGGTGACCACCTACGTGTTGTCCCTGTCCCGTGATAAAATTCCCATGGAATATAGGGTTCCCGTGGCCGGTCCCCGGCCGGAACCCGTTCTTAAAACGGCCGCGCAACGGGGAGCCGCGGTCTACACGAAATACGGTTGCGGCGGGTGTCACGCGCCGGATGGGTCCGGGGGAACTCGAAACTTCAACTACGTGAACGTGACCGAACCGAATCTTCGGAAATCCGTGGCGACTTACACCCGGGAAGAGTTAATCGAAAAAATCGAAAAGGGCGTATCCCCGGTTGATAAAGCCGACCCCAAAGGCCCGACCCCGTCGCTGTACATGCCTCCTTGGAAAGACAAAATCCATGGGCAGGAAATGGAAGATCTAGTGACCTATCTCTTTAGTATCGCGGAAAAGCTGGAAGAGTGGTAG
- a CDS encoding cytochrome bc complex cytochrome b subunit encodes MIKIPTLKEAKDLLINSQIWRSMFRGGTWKDTSRDRAQHIMGNVWLHLHPARVRQRAVRFTYTWGLGGLSFGLFMILVVTGVLLMFYYRPAVDLAYRDMKDLEFVVSLGMFLRNLHRWSAHAMVLLVILHMVRVFLTGAYKTPREFNWGVGVVLLVLTLFLSFTGYLLPWDQLAMWAVTVGTNMASSTPFVGAEGPFSNLVGVTASNDARFALLGGTTVGANTLLRFYVLHCVAVPVFAGVLMIVHFWRIRKDGFSAAPLPGDAPEKKMDVWPNLIVREYLGAILMLAFLIGWSVLVNAPLEELANSGVTPNPSKAPWYFLGLQELLVYFDPWLAGVVLPGVITTGLMAIPYLDPDPKSGVGTYSLKTRPFANSVFLFGISMWFILIIIGTFMRGPNWAFFWPWESWEGHSQAVQLPTWNLIMVDFTDKVGSFFSSQKVPGIRVGGILGILSAFGAAGALFGAYFGGGLLFPKLVKADWPLKKSIGLTAMGSVLVGVLAKAAHAFLFRFDFISKNIPHFGLTEIFYVAFFLFIVLVMAFVLPQKYLRTAKLSPIQYGTTMMMLLMMLGVVLKMAARLGFNIKYLFSLPGLNLNI; translated from the coding sequence ATGATAAAAATACCCACTCTTAAAGAAGCCAAAGACCTTCTGATTAATAGCCAAATTTGGCGGTCCATGTTCCGTGGTGGAACTTGGAAAGACACGTCCCGTGACCGGGCTCAGCACATTATGGGGAACGTTTGGCTTCATCTCCATCCGGCCCGCGTTCGCCAGCGCGCGGTTCGGTTTACATACACCTGGGGTTTGGGGGGATTGTCTTTTGGGTTGTTCATGATTTTGGTGGTGACCGGGGTCCTCTTGATGTTCTATTACCGGCCCGCTGTGGACCTGGCTTATCGGGACATGAAAGATCTGGAATTTGTCGTGTCCCTCGGGATGTTTTTACGAAACTTGCACCGTTGGTCGGCCCACGCCATGGTGCTGTTGGTGATTCTCCATATGGTTCGTGTGTTTCTGACCGGAGCCTACAAGACCCCTCGGGAGTTTAACTGGGGCGTGGGTGTTGTCCTTCTGGTCTTAACCCTCTTTCTTTCTTTCACGGGCTATCTTCTCCCCTGGGATCAGTTGGCCATGTGGGCCGTAACGGTGGGCACGAATATGGCCAGTTCCACCCCCTTTGTTGGGGCGGAAGGGCCTTTCTCCAATTTGGTGGGGGTCACGGCATCGAACGACGCTCGGTTTGCCCTTTTGGGGGGGACGACTGTTGGCGCGAATACCCTCCTTCGGTTTTATGTCCTTCACTGTGTGGCTGTTCCCGTCTTTGCCGGAGTTCTCATGATCGTTCACTTTTGGCGGATTCGGAAGGACGGTTTTTCAGCGGCCCCTCTCCCTGGCGACGCGCCAGAGAAGAAAATGGACGTTTGGCCGAATTTGATTGTGCGGGAATACCTGGGCGCGATTTTGATGTTGGCCTTTTTGATTGGGTGGTCCGTTCTGGTAAACGCCCCCCTGGAAGAATTGGCCAATTCCGGAGTGACGCCGAACCCCTCGAAAGCTCCCTGGTATTTCCTGGGTCTGCAGGAACTGCTGGTTTACTTTGATCCCTGGTTGGCGGGTGTCGTTTTGCCTGGGGTCATCACCACGGGGCTCATGGCCATTCCCTATTTAGACCCAGATCCCAAATCCGGGGTGGGCACTTATTCTTTGAAAACGCGACCTTTTGCCAATTCTGTTTTCCTGTTCGGAATTTCCATGTGGTTTATTTTGATCATTATTGGGACGTTCATGCGGGGGCCCAATTGGGCGTTTTTCTGGCCCTGGGAGAGTTGGGAAGGGCACAGTCAGGCGGTTCAGCTTCCCACCTGGAACCTGATCATGGTCGATTTTACGGACAAGGTGGGGAGTTTTTTCTCCAGTCAGAAAGTTCCCGGAATTCGGGTGGGGGGGATCCTGGGGATCCTCTCGGCGTTCGGCGCAGCGGGGGCTCTTTTCGGAGCTTATTTCGGTGGAGGATTGCTGTTCCCTAAGTTGGTTAAAGCGGACTGGCCATTAAAGAAATCCATCGGCCTGACCGCCATGGGGTCCGTTTTGGTGGGTGTTTTGGCCAAGGCCGCCCACGCGTTTCTGTTTCGGTTCGATTTTATTTCAAAGAACATTCCTCATTTTGGCTTGACGGAAATTTTTTATGTGGCGTTCTTCCTGTTCATCGTTTTAGTGATGGCGTTCGTGCTTCCTCAGAAATATCTGCGAACAGCCAAGCTCAGTCCGATCCAATACGGAACAACCATGATGATGTTGCTCATGATGTTGGGTGTTGTTCTTAAAATGGCCGCCCGTCTGGGTTTTAACATCAAATATCTTTTCAGTTTGCCTGGCCTTAATCTCAACATATGA
- a CDS encoding LPP20 family lipoprotein, which yields MNLKTLFRYTMLTSVGLALFACGGVKRPDWIMKGAGAFKDKSKTFYGVGVAEGIQSEALRRTTADNRAIADISKQLSVMSTSLMRDYMANTAIPAEALGNEEQYIENTIKTFTDNVLSGVTVSDRYQDKSGTLYSLATLNIDKLTDLAGKVKGLSQGVRDHIKANAESAFDKLAEEQAKRSNP from the coding sequence ATGAATCTCAAGACGCTGTTTCGCTACACCATGCTCACGTCCGTTGGGTTGGCCTTATTCGCTTGCGGGGGCGTTAAACGTCCCGACTGGATCATGAAAGGAGCGGGCGCCTTCAAAGACAAATCGAAAACATTTTACGGCGTTGGAGTTGCGGAAGGAATTCAATCCGAGGCGCTCCGTCGAACCACGGCCGACAACCGGGCCATCGCGGACATCTCCAAGCAGCTTTCGGTCATGTCCACCAGCCTCATGCGGGACTACATGGCCAACACCGCCATCCCTGCTGAAGCCTTGGGGAACGAAGAGCAATACATTGAGAACACCATAAAAACGTTCACCGATAACGTCCTTTCTGGAGTAACGGTGTCCGACCGATACCAAGACAAAAGCGGAACACTTTATTCGCTCGCCACCCTGAACATCGATAAGTTGACGGATTTGGCGGGGAAGGTGAAGGGCCTTTCGCAGGGCGTCCGGGACCACATCAAAGCCAACGCCGAGTCCGCTTTCGATAAATTGGCGGAAGAACAGGCCAAACGCTCAAACCCATAA